A segment of the Zalophus californianus isolate mZalCal1 chromosome 3, mZalCal1.pri.v2, whole genome shotgun sequence genome:
AAAGCTGGGCCTTAAACTCAACAGACTTCCtacaggaaacacacacacaagatcaCACGGCTGCTAACGTTGCTTTTATGGACATTTCCCCGAGAACTAGTTCtctctggaaaaataaattcacaggATGTAATTAAAACCACTGTATGTGTATGTTGGCTTAGGCACTTCTTAAGTGCTTCACCAAATGGGCcaccaaataaagaaatgaaggccGGCTTTGTTCACGTCCGGGAACAGTGATCTTTATTAATTGTAAGCCAGGGCATGCTTCTGTTGCTTTATGGATTCAGAAGCAGCCAGCACGCGCCCTTGGTCACGACCCCAGGGTGGCCACTGCTGTGGAGAAAGGTCCGCGGATGGCACTAGGCCACCTGGATCAGGACAACTGAAGGTTGAGGGACTTGTGCTTTCTGGCCGTGACCTTTGAGAAAATACAACCAATTCATCTTGTCTTCAAGCAGcggaaaaattaatttctgagaAAAAGTTACCAAAGCAATGTGCTTGTGAGCAACATGGCGGAGAGGAGCTGTGTTGGCTTCTCTTGCCCTCTTCCTGGTCCCCTTTGTCCAGTTCTTTCGGGGGGAACTGGCAGGCTCTGGGGGGGGCGCCCTGTGCTGGGTACAGGGCCACAGCAGGGCACTCACAGCTCTCCCTGGCGTGGCTATGGTGTGCGGGCCGAGAGGTGGTTCCTCCCGCAGCCGTTGAGCTGGGCCCCCGAAGGTCTGTGATGATGCCACACAGAGCAAAGTGTCCCAGCGGAGGCCGCATACAGAGGAAAGCAAATCTAAAGATGGATGAGACCGAGGGACAGACTTGGAAGTCCAggatccagctgtgcctgaaCACCATCCCGTTCTGGACATCTCCGTTCTGCAGATGTCTTAGCGGGTGTGATGGTTCAATTTTATGTCAGCCTGGCCAGGTCATGGTGCCCAGttatttggtcaaacaccagtctagatgttgcaGGGAAGGTATTTCGCACATGCGATTAGCATCGacaatcagctgactttaaattAAGATTACCCTTAACAatctgggtgggcctcatctaatcagtcgAAGGCCTCAACGGCAAAGAGTGCTTTCTCGGAGAAAAAGCAGTTCTGCCTCAAGAACGGCAGCATCCAAACTCGCCTGCCAGCCTGGAAAGAGATTAAGCAAGTGCTCccgggggagaggagagggcagtggcaggggacagggaagggTGGAGACACGTGGAATGTGGTTTCAGGCATGAGCCTGAACCGAACCTTGGGGGGCCCTGAGTGTGAATCCTGCCTGAAGCGAGGGATGTGACTTCCAGgtacttctttctctcttgcctccTTGCGTGGTGGTTCGAGAGCCTGCGGGCACCAGCAGCGCCTGCTACCGCAGGCTGATAGATGCTTTTTGTCTCTACTGGTTTGAGTTGAGACTCTCCTTAGCAATGGCAAGTCCTGACCAATCACCCACCTACTGGGTGAGTGACAGAAACCTCCTTCTCCAGACCATGGCAGAGGCTCTTAATTATCCAAGTGGCCAGTCTCTGCCGGTTGATACAGGCTTGGAGCCGGCGGCAGCGGGGGGGGGTGCCCTGGGCCAGAGGAGACTGACGCTGGACGACTGGCTGGCCGGGGCTCTGTCTCCAGAATGTGAACTGAAAGCCCCATGGTGGAGGTGGATGCCTGAGCTCATGGTCCCGCGGGGTCAGGCTGGAGTTTCTGACTCCATGAGACCAACGGCCAGTCACAGAGACAGGGGCTGATGCTCAGAGAGGGCCAAGGAAGTCCATCTGCCAGATGAGGGAGACTGGTGAGCTGCGAGAGGGAGAGCAGACGGACAGGGTGCCAAAGAGGGAGTGTGAGACATCGGGACAGAGCCAGACCAAGGTTCAGGGAAACAGTGAGAAGCAGAGATGACAGGGAGGGGTCagcagaaaggcagagagagactgAATTATCCAAAGTAGCCGCAGCAACGCATGTCCTTCGCCCACTGAGATCCTGGGAATGACATCGATGGTCCTGACGGAGAGGTGGGCAAGCTACGTGTGCCCCTTGAGCCCACAGAACCGGGTGACTTCTCTGACCACCAGAACGCAGTGGCTCCCacctggctctctccctctctcggatactcccctgggaagccagcccCCGCGTTGGGAGGAACCCGAGCCCCCAGGGAGCCACGCATGGAGTCCTGACTGACAGCACCAGCCTGTGGGCCAGCCTTTTGAACTCAGATGTCCTGAGGCACAGACAAGCCGTTCCTGCTGGGCCCATCCTAATTCCCTGGGAGAGGCCATGTGATCACAGTCCTTGGAAGCCACCAAGTTCTTGATCACCTGGTAATTgatgaggagaaagagggagagagggagacacaaagagaaagagacagtgccTCAGAGGTAGGCAGAAGTAGAGACAGAGACACGCACAGAGCTGAGCAGCGTCAGAGACGCCGCGAGAGCCAGAGAAGCTTCCGGGTCCAGGGCGGCCCGTTTTTCTAGGCCACCTGCTGTCCCCGAACCAAACTGAaggctactcttttttttaatttttaaaaaaattaatttttaagagagagagtgagagagcacacgagcaggaggcagagggagaagcagactccccgctgagcagggagcctgatgcaggacttgatcccaggaccctgggaccatgacctgagccgaaggcagacagatgtttcatcgactgagccacccaggcgcccctgaagactCCTTTTGACTGAGACCAGCTTCCGCGGGTCTGGCCCCCTCACAGGAACGAATACAACCTTCACGTGCCCAGCGCTGCTGGGAGGAGGGTGTCTCCCATCCTCTGGGCCCCAGCTGGGCtcgtgggggtggcagggggctcACCCTGGGTCTCCTTGGAGTCCTgcatctttttcctccttcctgcacACAGCAGACAGCGTGCCCCCTCCCAAACCTGATCCCATCGCTGCGCCCCGACGACGTCCCCGTGACACGGGGACAGGCTCCGTCAGTAAGCTGGCCCACAGGGCCTCCCCTCCGTGGCCTGGGGAGTGGCCTTTGCGTGACCGTCCAACTGTCTGTCCCCTGGGCCCCGATGCTTCCTGTCTCTTTGTGGTGAACTTCACACCCTTCTCTGACTCCTGCTGAAACCCCCcgtcccccagccctgctccgtCCCTCACAGCCCTGGCGCAGCTGGTGGTCTGTGATTCTGGCTTCATGACCGGGTGTATGTGTTTCCTGCGGCTGCCCCCATAAGTTACCATGCTCTTGGTGGCTTaaacacagaaatgtattctcgCACAGTTTAGAGGGCAGAGGTCTAAAATCAGTCGAGGTGTCTGCCCAACCGTGCTCCCCCTGGAGGTTGTAGGGGCACGTCCTTCCGGTCTCTTCCTGCTCCCGATGGCCCCTGACTTCCTTAGCTGGGGCCACatcctccagtctctgcctcgtTCACATGtggcttctccctgtgtgtctcagtttccaatcatcctctgcctttctcttatcAACACACccgtcattggatttagggccttGCCTGAGTCCAGGGTGCCTGAGACCATTAccctaattatatctgcaaaccCCCTGTTCCCAACAAGATCACACTCACAGGTTTCAGGGGTTAGGAGGTGGACTTACCCTCCTGGGGAGCCACTGTGCACCTGGCTGCCTTGGACCATGGGTTCCGTGGACAGGGTCCAAGTTGGCTCACGCCTGCACTCGGAACCAGGCACAGTGCCTGGACGAGGAACCTTGTCAGTTCTGGTCGATGAATGGCTTTATCCATTTGTTCAATAACAAGTCCTGTGagagaataaaaatatccatTGGACCAGAGGCAGCTTTCGAGGAACGCACGCGTctgcaagcagagagagagcagctCGGCGCAGGGCTCTAAGTCCAGGTGGGAAGAGAGAAACGTGGCAGGTGTGAGGGCGGAGGCAGGCAGAGAGCCCAGGTGCCCGCTGCTTGGGTGGGGGCCGGGACGCATCTGGGGAGCCAAGGCACATGTCCCCCTGGGCGGCTGACGTGGGGATGGGAGGGCCTGAAATGTGCAGACACCCAGTTCTGGTTGTGTCTTGGGAGCTGCAGGAGGGAGGACTTTGGAGCGTGTGTACAAAGGGCCCCACGTGTCCAGCTAAGGAACACGTGGGATTTCCGAGGATCGCTTATGGGCTTAGGAATCGTCAGCCCGGGTGACAGAGGCTGAATCTCAGGGAGTGGCTCAGCAGGAGAAGTTaacctggtggggagggagggaggggggtagTGGGAGGCAGGCTGGTGGGGGAGCAACCTGAGGGCTGGGGTAGGGTCCCAACTCACTCTGGTTTTAAAACTGGGAGTCCTGTGTTAGGGAACCCGCTCGGTCTGGGGCAAAGCGGGAAGGTTGGTCTCCTAGGAGGGGGCTGAGTCATGAGGCCCAGGCCTCGCCTCGGACCAACTGTATCAGGACTTctgatgggggggtggggccaggcttccttttttttttttttccccaattgtGGTATGATATACATAATAAACTTACtactttattactatttttaattttaaccttttaaaagtgtacaattcagtagtgttaagtacattcacaccaTTGTACGTTGGtcaatctccagaactttatcaacttcccagactgaaacctgTGCCCTTTAAACAAGTCCCCAttctcctcttccccagccccggGCACCCAtgctattttctgtctctatgaatttgactccttCAGGTGCCTCATATAAGTTGGATCATATAGtacttgtccttttgtgactggcttatttcacttagcatgatgtcctcaaggttcatccatgttgtagcaggtgtcagaacagccttcctttttttttttttttaagattttatttatttgagagcgagagcatgagcgcacaagcaggcagaggggcagagggagagggacaagcagactccccactgagcagggagccccatctaggggctccatcccaggaccctgagatcacaaccccagttgaagtcagacgcttaagggactgggccacccagatgccccttcctttttaaggctgagtaccATTCCCCTGGATGACCAGACCACACTCTGTTTATCTGTTGCACCGCTGAGGGGCACTTTGGTTGTTTCCGTGCTTGGGTGTTTTGGAAGCTCCCAGAGGTTCCCCGCTTGCAGCTGTGATGGAGGACCTGCGAGCTGGGCACgcccctggctccctgccctgtggcaCCAAGGGCGTCACCCCCAAGCCTCTGCCAGGGGTGCTCTCTGCTGTTATCAAGTCCAAACAGCATTGCAGGAAGccctcttccccccaccaaaCACCCTCGCGGGGCCGGCCAGGTCCGTAGCTAAGGGAATCCGAGCTCAAGAATGCAAACTCAATACACACACAGTTTGGACAACATTTAAGAAGCCAAAGTGCAGGCAAATGTATGCCTTTGTTCcctaatttattcaataaatgctttgtGCGAGGCAGTGGGCTATAATTTAATAGACGAGATCCCCGCCCTCATGGAAGGAGCTCCGGGGGCGCACTCATCTCTTAGCACGGAGATACCTGCCCACGGCAGCGGTGCCCAGCTCGCCGAACCTGCTGCGGGGACCAGGGCTGGACGTCCGGCACCTTCGCATCCACGCTCTCCCGGGGCTGCTCCAGGATGAGCGTGGGGACCACCAGAGCTGCTCACTGTGCCCGGCGCAGTCCTCCTTCACCCGGGACTCCCCGGACGCGCCGCCGGCCGGGCTGGAGTCCGGTTCCGATCGGCCTCCCGAGCTTCCCGCGGCCCCGCCCACACCCGCGAGGCACAATGCCACGCCTCCTTTGCGGGGGCGGGCCCGGGCCCGGCCAACCAGAGCTCCCGGCTAAGAGTTAGGCTCCGCCCCCCCCGTGAGCTTGTTTTCCCAGACTCCTCCACTCTGGTGGAGAAACCCTCGCCCTGCCGGCGCGCGCCTCCGAGACGGCGCGCCTCCGGACAGCTCGCGCCCCGCCTCGTTGGGCCTCACGTCCGGACCGGAGGCCGGAGGTGGACGCGCTGGCACCCCGCGCGGGGCCCCGTAAGCCCTCGAGGGAGGTGCAAGCCCGCCGGAAGTCGCGCCCCCGACGCGGCCCACCTGCCCGCGGCGCCGGAAGTGGACGCTGCTGCCCTGCTTCCGGTCGGCGGGGCGCGCTGGGGCCGGGGCTGCGGACCGGGGCGAGTCCGGAGCGCCCATGGCGGAGGGCGGCGGTCCGCAcgggcgggccgggccggggcccgCAGGTAACGTGCGCGCAGCCGTCGGGCCGCGGGGCGGCGGGGCAGCGGAGGGCATGGTCCAGCGCCCTGGCCGAGGGACTCCGGCGGCTGCTCCCGGGCCGGGGCCGTGCCTCCTCGTCCCCGGCGGGCCAGGCCCGTGGAGCCGCGCCCTGCCGCCAGGGTCGGGTCAGCGCGGCGCGCCGTACGGGGCGGCCCCCGGCTGCTGCGTGTGCCTGCTCCTCGGCTTCGCGTGGACATCCTCGCGCTGGGGTTCCTCTCCTGTGGAACTTGCTTTCTAACTGCCGGTCCATGAGCCGGTGGGGATTTGCTAGGACTCTTCCTGTAAGAACAGGACATGGATCATCTTCCAGCTCTGAGCGCACGGGTCAGGAAAGCCCCCAGAGGTCAGTCCCTCGGGACGGCAGGTGTCTTTTCTCCGCCCTGTCACCTACGGCTTGCCTGGGGTGCTACCGCCCATGCACAGGCAAGGGACAGCGATAACGGCATCCCCAGCGAGCTGTCCGTGACACAGCATGTCCAGGGGCCTGTGGCCCACCCGCAGAAGAGGCGGCTAGAGAGCCTCACGCTCACCACCCAGAATAGCCATCAGATGCAGGGTTTGCACCCGGGGACCTTCCTACTAAGCGGCTGTGAAGTTGCTGTGTTCAGAAGAGGTTCCCTCTTACCTTGTGGTGGGATTTCCCCTGTGTTAGTTGCTCAATTTGCCCTGTGTACCTAATGTGGAGACTGATCAGAGAAACGCAAACCTTAGGTTGTGTTTGGATCTGGAGCTGGGTGTAGAGGAGGCTGCGTTGAGCTGGGCCAGGGAGTGGGTTGAAAAGAGGCCGGCagagggaggcccagagaagaaCTTAGCAAAAATGTGTGGCTCCCACTTACCCGTCGGCCTTTGCTCTACACTTTCTGAATCTTGCTGGCTCCTGCTTTGGGAGCTTTTTCACTGTGTGGGGTGAAACTGCAGGGTTGCCGCTGTGGAGGAGAACAGCTGAAGGAAGATCGGGCAGCGGCCCTAAGGGTTCCTTGAGGCCTGCCTGCTGATGGGCTGCAGGTGTGGTTGTGGGATCCGCTTGAGTGACCGCTGTGCGTGTGAAGGCGGGCTGCCCTGCCCACCTGCCGGTGAACTGTTGAGTCCTGAGGGGCGAGGAAGCTTACTCATCACCCCCCTTGTACTTTGGTCAAGTCTTGTCTGCAGTAGGTAGTCAAGAGATTTGATTTGAATGTAAAAGCAACTTTATCATTGGAAAGAGTCCACCTGTGGAGGGGCGTGCTTTCCATCTGTGCCTGTTCACATGCTGGGAGTCCGCGTTCATGCTCTTTCCTTATGCCCCTGTCTGTTAGGATGTCTGCAGAACTCTTGATTATCTGGAGATTATTTCTGGGCTCCAGTGTGAGGGGAAAAACTCGATAATTTGCAAACAGGTATCTGATTTTACAAATGTGTTGACTACTTATTTTTCATAactctgaaggctgggaagtccaagaccaaggccCAGCACATTCTTTGTCTGACAGGGCCCTGCTTCCTGGTTCCTAGGTGGCAGTATTCTTGCTTTGTCCTCACGTGTGGAGGGTGTgtgggagctctctggggtctcttttataaggacataaTCCCATTCGTGAAGGCTCTTCTCTCATGATCTGTGCATTCACCTACCAAAGTCACtacctcttaataccatcaccttggagGGTTAAGATTCCACCATATTTTGTGGGggagacacagacattcagtctgTAGCAGCTGCTCTTTCTATTCCTCACTGATTTCGATACCCATTTATACTAAGATCTTTTCTGGGCAATTGAttctgtttgatttattttttattctgataaGAGATAGtaagttctggggcgcctgggtggctcagttggttaagtgactgcctttggctcaggtcatgatcctggggtcctgggatcgagccccacagctggcttcttgctcagtggggagcctgcttctccctctccctctgcctgctattccccctgcttgtgcgctctctctctcaaataaataaatacaatctttaaaaaaaaaaaaaaaggtaagctcTCTTAACTGGTAGGGTCGTTTTTTTTCTCATACGTACTAAAaaacaggtgattttttttttaaagattttatttatttatttgacagagagagacacagcaggagagggaacacaagcagggggagtgggagagaagggaccccgatgcagggctcagtcccaggatcatgacctgagccgaaggcagatgcttaacgactgagccacccaggtgccccaaaacaggtgatttttcatttatatttccagataaacttttttttcaagtaagttccacgcccagcgtggagcccagtggggggcttgagttcaggaccctgacatcaagacctgagctgggagatcaagagtcagacgcttaactgagccacccaggtgccccgccagatagacttttataatatttttgtcaCATCTCATATAAAAACTCCGAAGAGATTTATTAAACCACTTGTTATCCCTTAAAACTTTTTTAGCATTGACTCATCCTGTCCAAGCACGTGGTATGGTTTACTCTGGTCATCTTGATTGTTTTCCGGTTTTATAGTCTTCATTATGTGAAGCTGGCTTTCtatttatatgcatgtattttaacattttccttcttACTGAGGTGTAACTTACATTCAGTAAAGTGCACCCATCTTAGGTTGCCGTCTTATGAGTTAAGCATGGCGACTCCTGTGAGGTCATGGCCCAGGTCGGCTTGCTACAGTCATCCGTTGCAAATAGCATTTGTTTGgctgttgaattttgccaaatccAAGTGTTGTTTTGTAATATgggagatgatcatatggttttccCCAATATTAAGACACTGCTACATTCTTGGGATAAATAGAGTAATATTATGGTGGATTTTTGATACGTATTTTAAGTTGCACCTtgctaataattttatttaggaTCTTCCGTATTCTTCAGTAAGGTTGACGCATCGCCTCCTGTCCcactaatgttttaaaaattattatccttGTCAGATTTTGTGTCAGGCTTGTGCTTGTTTCACTAAGGAaaactttgctctttttcttttttttttaaagatttatttatttattttgagagagtgagaatgagagagagagagagagcacatgagaggaaggagggtcagagggagatgcagacttcccgctgagcagggagcccgatgcaggactcgatcccgggactccaggatcatgacctgagccgaaggcagtcgcccaaccaactgagccacccaggtgcccagggaaactttctgtatttttctaagcCCTGGGCGTTTCTGGAGCGTGGGAATGATTTATTCTTGCGAGTTTGAGGTACCCAGGTAGACTGAAGACAAAGGGATTGTTGCAGATGGCGCCCCCTATTGGTTGGTGTTGGCAAGGTTTTCCCTAGCTGACAGGAGCCCCTCTCTTCAGTGCAGGTCCTAATCTGAAGGAGTGGCTGAGGGAGCAGTTTTGTGACCATCCGCTGGAGCACTGTGAGGACACGAGGCTCCATGATGCAGCCTACGTGGGGGACCTCCAGACCCTCAGGAGCCTGCTGCAAGAGGAGAGCTACCGGAGGTGAGCATCACTGTCCTGGGGCTGGCCCAGTGCAGTCCGAAGCTGAGGTGCGTGATCTGTGAGGGCACTATGTCTCCCTGGTGAGCAGGTGAAGACCCTGACGCTTTCCAGTGTTAGAGGACAGGGGAGGAAAGGAGACCGAGGGAGCATGGCCAGACTTGTAGGAGATAGCCAGGTAGTGAGGGTAGGAGACCTGAATTCAAGTCCAGATCGGTCATTGACCTTTATGTTTTCTGGAAACTTCTGGCCCTCTCTGGTGTCAGCCTTCTTGATGTTAGTCCTGGTGGCAGCACTGTTACTGTCTTCAAGAGTGGTCCTGCCCCCTTCCAAGTCTCTTGTGGCTCTTTACCCTAAGCTGTATATGTGAGTTCACCTAACTTTGTTATTTTCATGTGGTTACACCCCTGTGGGTGCAGATTTCCTGATGTACCCTCCTCTGGCATCTCTGATCCCCAGCTGTCTGCCTCCCGGGCCTGGGGCTCAGCCTCAGACCAGCCGTCTCATCACCCGGGGATATGCTGTGTGTTCACCTTCTTATTCCCTTTGTTTGTAGTGCCCAGCCTGCTGCCCGCCAGACCCTGCCCATTCCTGCCCATTCCTCCACACCGGCTCAGGCTCTTCCTTCGAAGCAGCAGGTGTTGATACTACTCTTTTCCCACCAGGAACCCCTGGGAGAGCACGGAGTCTTCCTTCCCTCTGGGTGTTCTCTGATTGCTCTGTGGGTCGAAGATTGGAGTCCCAGCTAGATTAGCAACTGACCTGCCACCAGAAACTCCTTCCTGCTTTGTGTTTCTTTCCCCTTCAGGGTTAAGATGGCAGTGAATTGATAGAAGAAATGTCTTCGTGTCAGTATTGAAATGAATGCCACTTATGAATAGCCCCCAAGAGAAGGATTTCTAACAATTTAAGaatagggttctttttttttttttttaacttctgataTCTTAGCATTATTTCATCAGAATAGAtaccagtatttaaaaaaaaaaaaaagctctaaataATCCAGAAAGGATTGTCGTACAAAGATGTCAAATGGATTCTGCATGAATATTTAATGCAAATGACTCAGGCCCGAAGGAAACCTTAAATTTGCAGAAGCAACAGtagaataaaaacaacagaataaaatagaGTTCAACTAGGTGTTTTCATATTGCTTTTccaagtacttttttttctttcttcttctatttgACTTGAGTAAATCTGTTTCCCGATGATCTGTTTCTGTTGCTCTGTACTTTGACCATGAGTCCTTGGAGTGTTCCTTGGTCTTCTTGGCTAGTGGGAGCCAGTGCTCAGCTGAAGGAGGAAGCCCTGGCGCactgtgtatctctgtgtcacTCTTCAGTGGGCTGGATGGCCCAGCTTTGTTCACAGCTGCCCTGGGAGCCTGAAGTGAACTGTGTCTTGGTTGATGACATGGTGGGTCAGTGGGCTGCATGGCCACGGCATTCCTTGACAGGGAGTCACAGTCTGATCGTCACTTTTGATGAGAGCTGAGTGGAGCCCGTTGCCCTCTGCTGGTGCTGGCCGGGAGTGGAGCGCTGCGTGGCCTTGGCCATTTCTGCAGGCTGTCATTTGTGCTGTGTCACAGGGAGAAGGATCACAGGGGTCACCTGCTCCCAGTGGGGATGCCAGGGCCCAACCTCAGGCCTCCACAGCGAGTGGCTGGTGAGAAGGGGCCTCAGGACCGTGGCGGGGTGCCAGCGCGTGCGCTGCTATCCATCCTGCGTTGCCTCCCTGGGCACACCCTTCCACCCTGTGGGAGATCTGAGATCTTAGCTCTGCGCCTCAGTGTCCTCCACTGTGGAATGGGCTCGTCAGATCTGCTCTGCCCCACGCCCAGATCCAGCATTTCATAGAACAGAGCACACGCGGAGGCATTCTTGAAGCCCGGGAGTGTCCCCGTTTGAAGAGTTTGCCCTCCTGTTCTCTGTTTCCGGCATGGACCAGTATGGGAGGAAGCAGGGCGGCTTGTGGGTTTCCCAGCTGCCCCTCACAGCCTGGCTCCCCTGTGTTTTTTCTTAGCCGCATCAACGAGAAGTCTGTCTGGTGCTGCGGCTGGCTCCCCTGCACACCGCTGAGAATCGCGGCCACCGCGGGCCACGGGAACTGTGTGGACTTCCTTATCCGGAAAGGGGCCGAGGTGGATCTCGTGGACGTAAAAGGACAGACTGCTCTGTACGTGGCTGTGGTGAACGGACACCTGGAGAGCGCCCAGATCCTCCTGGAAGCCGGCGCCGACCCCAACGGAAGCCGACACCACCGAAGCACCCCCGTCTACCATGCCTCGCGTGTGGGCAGGGCTGACATTCTGAAGGCCCTCATCAGGTCAGTGCTGCGGAGGCCTGGCCGCCCTCGCCCCGTGGCCGCTACTTCCTGTGGCCACGTCCTCTTTCCCTGTTGTCTGTATTTACTTCTCTCTGTGTAAAGTTAGGCGTGTTGGAAGAATTGCCTGTTAGTCTTTTTAAAGAGCTACTTCTTAGCTctgtcagttttcttatttttctgcttactaatttctattttttttcccattttccttaatctttctcttttttcagttgAACGactgattattcatttttgttctcaAAGTGTCAGCTTTCAAGGTTATTATTACCTTTGCCTTTAGCTTTGGTCTTATCTGCTAAGTTTTTACCCCATATTTAAATTAAGTATTGCTAGAGTTGATTTCCTCTTTGTTCTTATGGAGGAGAAAggtttaatatacatttttcatgAACTAGTTTTATTGTATTGTGCTCAGATAACCTGGAGCGTATAATTTGCATTTTGGGgcttcttttgagtttttaatttttttctaatgtcaCACGATGTTGTTGTGGGTTATGCTCATTAT
Coding sequences within it:
- the ASB1 gene encoding ankyrin repeat and SOCS box protein 1 isoform X1; the encoded protein is MSRWGFARTLPVRTGHGSSSSSERTGQESPQSAGPNLKEWLREQFCDHPLEHCEDTRLHDAAYVGDLQTLRSLLQEESYRSRINEKSVWCCGWLPCTPLRIAATAGHGNCVDFLIRKGAEVDLVDVKGQTALYVAVVNGHLESAQILLEAGADPNGSRHHRSTPVYHASRVGRADILKALIRYGADVDVNHHLTPDIRPPFSRRLTSLVVCPLYISAAYHNLQCFKLLLQAGANPDFNCNGPVNTQGFYRGSPGCVMDAVLRHGCEAAFVSLLVEFGANLNLVKWESLGPESRGRRKVDPEALQVFKEARSVPRTLLSLCRVAVRRALGKYRLHLIPSLPLPDPIKKFLIYE